The DNA region GAATCCTAAGCTTAATCTAAgaatttgtttgaaattgtgattaTAGTTAcaatttaaagtatattttatttaaaaatatattaaaatagtatttttttattttttaaaatttattttttaaatcaacacattaaaataatttaaaatcataaaaatataatttttaataaaaaaattaaattttttaaaaacacaaattaaactgcctttttaaattttcataattctAAGCCTAGTGAAAGTGTTACAGCACCGACCCTGCAGCATGGTTTATAGATTTTCTCATGTTAATGTACAATTAGTTGATATCTTATGTACTTGTGTACCTCTTGTATCTAGTTTTATTATGTACAACTCTCATGTGTGGTTTAAATATTAATGGAAAACACATACGAGGCTGCGTGCATAAATATCAATAGCTAGGGGCTTGCCGCTATATCGTTTTCCTCTCTTTATTTACTAAGTCTGATATTGAAGTTATTGTATCAATTACATGGTATTATCTTGGTATTATGATTTGTATTGtaggtttaataagttaatttatcttatttttagattattttttaattatttttttttattttcattctttaatgttggattaattaagaattatgtttaataatttattttgatttgctttcagTATAGTTATCATAGTCTTATAATGTAGATCGCAGATTTGacatattaatctaaattaatttaagttaaaccaatattttaatatcttaatattaaaaaaaaatatcatcttgaaattcattttaattaaattaggtATTTACAGGTTGTATAGGTCGATTTTGAACATGCAAGATCAATCAAGTTAAATCGAATCAACCCTCACATGATTTAAATCAACCTACAGTGTAGCACGAGTTAATGATTTAGCACTCTACTAATCACATTAGTAATTGGAGTATGGATTGTTAAAGAGTTATCTCAACTCAAAAACTTAAACTACTAtgtgagattttaaaatataatttatattattctctaatacactCCTTCAAGTGGAAGTTTGTTAGTCTTAAAACTTGTATAAACTTACACTATTTTTTTgtgctattaattaattttaattagaagaaaaaaatagatgttgtaaaatttaaattcatgactGTTTGGTCAAtcagattttaaaacaatattaaagaattatttaaattgaaaaaaaaaaaagtttttagatgagatataatatcaaatctttttaagtttttatggtAGAGGACTCGTTTTCAactctctctatatattttttattgtttatttattctatATAGAATTGATAATTCTAAGACTCTCGTTTACTTGCAGCATATTTTTGAAAGTAGTCAAGTGAATTGGACTTGAGATGGCTAtgctattatattaaaatataatagttGAGTTTAGATGTGTTAGAATGATATTCCGTcaaagattataaattaaaaattctagtCATCTATAAATTAACCTTATTTTTACTTAAGAATTAGCATGTAATTATTATGTAACCTGTAAATCTTAAAGGCATATATTAATAAAGATATGCAGTCTCTGTATTAAACTCTGAATTTGTAACTTtgtctactatttttttttccttctttgttgttaTATTTTACTAGCTTATTCTAGATGCTTGATTTTAACATAACGGTATAAAACAAACTTAATTGTTAAATAATCTAAATCGATAAATTATAAAGTATTGGAGTTAAAAAATGCCACCTActgggaaaaataaaaaaaaaaatctaactatccaataaataaattaatgatacgagtttggaattaaaaaatttatactttctgtaattttaaattCGAACTTTGTGGTtgttaatatgataattattaaaggcttacatggtcattagTTTTAAAGCTTGTAGTATTAGTCAGGATATATATAAGTTGGTCCAGATatccatataaaaattaaaaaaaaaaagaaagaactagCAGACGAAATGGCCCCCGGTCATTAAGCAACTACCAACCACATATTATATGCAGTCCTAGCTATAGGCTACTTCCAAGTagtttcaagtttcaacatTCCATTGATGACTAATCCACCTTAATGCTAGAACTTGAAGAAAGATTAAGAAAGttatttgatgatgatgatgagcgTGAGCTGTCCCTCACTTCACTTGACTACAATGGTGAAATAAAGCAAAGAAATATATCATATcctaaaaaagagagagaaaagtccTCTAAATCTGCAGCTGATTTGCCTGCCTCCATAATAAACaccactaccaccaccaccatctcaCCTACCTCCCTAGCTTTGCCTTCCATATTTCATGCAGCGGCCGTACGACAAAGTAaaactcttaatattttttttcccttttgtttctgTTACAAAACACTCAATCAATGACATTCAATCCCTTAATTTTAACTCTTCCTTTTGACCTTGAGTTTTTTAATACTAGTCTTAGCTAGGATCATATGACCATGACCAAAAAATATTGCTAGTGGGGGACGGTCAGAAATCAGGTAGCCGAAAAACTAAGTGCCGAAGATGGTTGGAATTAAATTGTTGCCAACAATTGCTTGAATTCGATGTTTTTTCGAATCTTTACCATACCCAGCTCATAAAAACACACGATCTCATTAATTACCTCCTTCCTTTTATTTGTCACGCAACAAAGATTTATAACGAACAATCCATTTTATCAGTCTCCACCGTCCATGCTTGCTAGCTATATATCCTGAACAATGTAGGCATTTTACTCAAAATTGATGAGTGAGTAGTAATTTAGAGATTGAACCGACGGTCTAGCTACGTACCGTTTCTAGAGGCCGACTGACCATACTAGTTGCTAGCAAATCACTCCATCTTTCTAATTGTGTTACAACCTACACAACATGATACCGACTAATTTCTTTCCATTAGAGACTATAGGTTTGGCTTCAAATCAAAAGGTTGTGCTGTATGTAATATACACATCTATTTGGCACTACGGATTAAAATTAAGCAGAAACAAAATGGGCCAATTTGAGTGTTAAAGAGGGAGAATGTGGCCGACATGGTGTGATAGGGCGAGGAGGCACATGGACCCTCGGTGGCACTATCTAGAGTTCAAGTTACCGTGGGTCACTTTTAGCCATTTTCTATGAGATTTCCTGTCGGTATTTTCCATTTCTCCCACCACTACTGCTACACTACTCGTATGTACAATCCTCTTTCCTTCTCTTAAGCCTTAGTTCTTAGTTTTCTACTCCcgtatccaaaaaaaatatattagctaCATATAGCCCCACGCGATCTTGCATTTGGTGGAGCACACTTTCAATCTAAAGGGGTATGGTATAAGGGCAGCACTAGCAGATTCGAGCGCAGGAATGTGCGATGTCTTGTGGTACGGTGAAGCGCGTCGAATTAACATATGTTTGGTGCCCTGAGCAATTAATTATTAAGCATGAGAAATCCTGACTCTATGGTCAAAATTGTCTGTCTTTAATTGAACTTCTCTTAAGAAGccactatatatatatgctagctACATTGATATGCATTCCATAATTCCTTCTTCCAGATCATATATTCCAATCCAAATAATTCTTCTTCCAATTCTATCTCCTGTGCTTTTCTTGTCTTGAAAATTCCTTCTTGCTAGCTACTTGTAtagctgtttctttcttttgctaGCTCTTTAGCTTGAAAACAACTTGTTCAATAGATAAACAAAATGAAGTTGCTGTCTAGAAAAGCCACGTGTAATACTCACGGCCAAGATTCCTCTTACTTCCTAGGATGGCAGGAATACGAGAAGAACCCATACGATGAGATCAAGAATCCAACAGGCATCATTCAGATGGGTCTTGCAGAGAATCAGGTTAGAAATTAAGAACATACTCAAAAATGTTTCTTCTATCATCTATTTTGGTCCCTTAGGTGGTAAGGTCTGGAATAGAGCTTCAGGCCTGTCATTCTATCCCTGTTTTTATTACAGAGATGTTACATACTGCCAATTATAACTGTTTCTTTGCTTCCTGTGTCCTTGTTGTCGATATTCCTATGGAGTATATATTGGAATTACAGGTAGCTTACGTTCCATTTGCTATTTTTTGCAGCTCTCTTTTGATCTTCTTGAGTCATGGCTTGCTAATAACCAGGACGCAGCTGGGTTCAAAAAAGATGGGCAATCCATATTTAGAGAGCTTGCTCTTTTCCAAGATTATCATGGGCTTCCGGCGTTCAAGAAAGTAAGTTCATTATTGCTTGCCTTTTCAGGTCACACACGCGCACACATATACGTTGACGAATGATTTGTGTATCTAACTAATAAGCTTGGCTCCAATATTTTTGTCTTTACAGGCATTGGTGGAATTCATGGCTGAAATAAGAGGCAACAAAGTAACCtttgatcaaaacaaaataGTACTCACTGCTGGTGCAACTTCGGCTAATGAGACTCTCATGTTCTGCCTTGCCGAACCCGGGGAGGCCTTTCTTCTTCCCACTCCATACTACCCGGGGTAAGCATATGATCTATATACTTTATCATCCTATATTCTTTCCCTGTTACTGCTTGCATTTCTACAATATTAATTggttatttaattattcttgcAGATTTGATAGAGATCTCAAGTGGAGAACTGGGGTTGAGATTGTACCAATTCAATGTAAAAGCTCAAATGGCTTCCAAATCACTGCACCAGCCCTTGAAGATGCCTTTCAGGAAGCCCAAAAAAGAAACCTGAGGGTCAAGGGTGTCTTGGTCACAAACCCGTCAAACCCTTTGGGGACTACAATAACCCGCCGTGAATTGAATCTTCTTTTAAGCTTGATCACCGAAAAGGGCATTCATCTAATAAGCGATGAAATTTATTCGGGCACAGTTTTTAACTCTCCAGGGTTTGTAAGTGTCATGGAGGTTTTGAAGGATATGAAATGTGAAAGCTCTCAAGTTTGGAATAGAGTTCATGTTGTGTATAGTCTGTCAAAGGATCTTGGTCTCCCTGGCTTTAGAGTTGGTGCAATTTACTCCAACGATGACATGGTTGTATCAGCAGCAACTAAAATGTCCAGCTTCGGTTTAGTGTCTTCTCAAACTCAATATCTTCTTGCTGCTCTGCTCTCTGATAAAAAGTTCACGAGGAATTATATCTCTGAGAATCAAAAGAGGCTTAAACAACGTCAAAAATTGCTCGTCCAGGGCCTTCAAAAGGCAGGAATCAGCTGCCTCAAGAGCAATGCAAGCTTGTTTTGTTGGGTTAACATGAAGCATCTCTTGAGTTCTAACACGTTTGACGCAGAAATGGAGCTTTGGAAAAAGATTGTTCATCAAGTTAAGCTCAATATCTCTCCTGGTTCTTCTTGCCATTGCACCGAGCCAGGTTGGTTTCGAGTATGCTTTGCTAACATGTCTGAAGAAACACTAAACCTTGCTATCCAACGATTGAAGTCTTTTGTGGAGTCCATGAACATTAATAATCAAAGCCATCACCAACTGCTGAAAAACTCAAGAAGAAAGTCCCTCACCAAGTGGGTCTTACGGCTATCCTTTGATCATGACCGTGAGCCTGAGGAACGATAGCCAGGTAATTGTGTGATCAAGtgtgaacattaaaaaaatttaccaaaatttttttttggttgataagagatttttttttcttttttatcttttcttcaaATGTAGAAAGTACATACACTCTACCACTGCGTGGATTTGGAGTGGCTCGATCTGAACTAGCTAGATTTCTTTTGTAAAACTTTGTGTTTATTCCCACCCGCCCCTTCCATAAAATTCTTCGAATCAAGAATATCATGatcaatgttattaattatgagttatatatttaacataatgaaaaaaaaaaaaagttgtcttctttctccttcttcttcttcttgtgtaTAATTATGACATGATTGACTCGTTTACATAATGTTTGTTTATCTCtctcaaaataagaaaactaaagatgtgaaaaaaaaagaaaaaaaacatgttttgtattttttatctttaaaatacagaaattaacttcaaaattattcaataattataaattcaattagtGTCTACGTTATATATTTTCAACCAAAGTCATTCGTATCTATTCATACATGTCATTTCTATCCTAAACCAGTAATCAATTGCAAACT from Populus alba chromosome 14, ASM523922v2, whole genome shotgun sequence includes:
- the LOC118037099 gene encoding 1-aminocyclopropane-1-carboxylate synthase 3 — translated: MKLLSRKATCNTHGQDSSYFLGWQEYEKNPYDEIKNPTGIIQMGLAENQLSFDLLESWLANNQDAAGFKKDGQSIFRELALFQDYHGLPAFKKALVEFMAEIRGNKVTFDQNKIVLTAGATSANETLMFCLAEPGEAFLLPTPYYPGFDRDLKWRTGVEIVPIQCKSSNGFQITAPALEDAFQEAQKRNLRVKGVLVTNPSNPLGTTITRRELNLLLSLITEKGIHLISDEIYSGTVFNSPGFVSVMEVLKDMKCESSQVWNRVHVVYSLSKDLGLPGFRVGAIYSNDDMVVSAATKMSSFGLVSSQTQYLLAALLSDKKFTRNYISENQKRLKQRQKLLVQGLQKAGISCLKSNASLFCWVNMKHLLSSNTFDAEMELWKKIVHQVKLNISPGSSCHCTEPGWFRVCFANMSEETLNLAIQRLKSFVESMNINNQSHHQLLKNSRRKSLTKWVLRLSFDHDREPEER